A segment of the Gemmatimonadota bacterium genome:
GCCAGCCGCAGCCGCGCGCGCGCGGGCGGGGCAACGCCTGACGGCGCAGCGACCTCTGGTGCGGCGGCCAGGCGGACTTCCAGGGCGGCGGGAAGGCCCGGGGTAGTGCCCGGCGTTCCCAGCAGGAGCCGGAAGCTGCTGGCCGTGTCATCCAGCGTTTCCGGCGTAAGCGGCTGGCGGCCGCCCCCGCCACGCCGGTACCTCAGCGCTGCGCCGGAAAGGTGATAGCTGCCGCTCTCGTAGAGGAGCAGCATCGTTCCGGGGCTGAGCACGATCCCGCCCAGGCTCCAGGTGTAGAGATCCTCTCCCGCACGGGCACGGCATCCGCTCGCGACTCGCCGGCTGCCCGCCAGCGGCGCGGCGCCGCCCGGCCCGTTCGACTCGACCGGCAGCACCGAATCCTTCGCGGCATTCGGAGCGCGCATTCCCCGATACCTGACCAGGGCGCCGGCTGCCACGCCTGCGCAGGCAATGGCCGTCCCCCGGAACGCGCGCAGCCGGATCGAGTCGCTCGCGACTATGCTCAGATCCGCGGCCGCGTCGGCGAAGCGCAGCTCCGCCGCCAGGACCGCCGCGGCGGCGCGCACCGCTTCCGCCCACTCGACTCGCCGGCTATGCACGCGCGCCAGCCGCTCCTCGGTCACGACCAGGCTGCCGAGCGCCGCCGCGACCAGGCCGCCCAGCGCGAGACTCACGACCAGCTCGAGCAGCGAGAAGCCGGCGCGACACCGCCTCATCAGGGGCTGGCCAGCGGGGGCGGCAAGGGGAAATGGAGCAGCGCGAAATGCAGACTTCCAGGCCTGCCGCCGGCCGGCGACTCGACCACCAGCTCGATGGAGGCGAGGCGGCCCCGCTGCTCAACGACCCAGCGCACGCGCCGCGCGTCCCAGACAGCTTCGCCCGAGCCCGGGCTGGCGACCTGCTGCAGCGAGTCCAGGAC
Coding sequences within it:
- a CDS encoding prepilin-type N-terminal cleavage/methylation domain-containing protein; amino-acid sequence: MRRCRAGFSLLELVVSLALGGLVAAALGSLVVTEERLARVHSRRVEWAEAVRAAAAVLAAELRFADAAADLSIVASDSIRLRAFRGTAIACAGVAAGALVRYRGMRAPNAAKDSVLPVESNGPGGAAPLAGSRRVASGCRARAGEDLYTWSLGGIVLSPGTMLLLYESGSYHLSGAALRYRRGGGGRQPLTPETLDDTASSFRLLLGTPGTTPGLPAALEVRLAAAPEVAAPSGVAPPARARLRLALLNPASQAAGAGPPREGP
- a CDS encoding prepilin-type N-terminal cleavage/methylation domain-containing protein codes for the protein MVSRIGERWRLLSLDGFTLVEVMVALTVLAVGTLSILGAATLALRTLQEAEARYQAVLLAGAVLDSLQQVASPGSGEAVWDARRVRWVVEQRGRLASIELVVESPAGGRPGSLHFALLHFPLPPPLASP